From Pangasianodon hypophthalmus isolate fPanHyp1 chromosome 10, fPanHyp1.pri, whole genome shotgun sequence:
gtgtacgccttgcctaccagcgctgaggtggtccgcagcggcttggtaggcaacgccggagccttcagggacgatgcagcagcaggggacagatagctggctagggtctgttcaaccctgggcatcgccctgtaaccggagtagtccagccccgccacattagcgtaatgggaagaagtggagctgaacaaccgggctgaaaatggcctattccaggacctcgacacctcagtgtggaggtccggaaaaaagggcaggctccggggcggaggtggcggcctactgcgtaGAAAATGCTcatccagtctagagccctgaggctcaggccgtgactcagcgggccagtcaatgttaAGCTTGGCGACTGCCTgcgtaaccacctcgagcagctccccgtattgaggagactgcggctcggggtcgacgctctccacatcaacctcctcggaggacgataggtggagcgccgagtccgctccccggggggaaaaaaaacgcagagcgtgcttccgagcccagggaggggacagtggacctggagggtgaggaaggagaaagggacgggcccgtctccattccctccgccaggtccatctgcgagccccacgagcgcaaccgccgctctgcctcggcagaagcggggccggcaccgcaaGGCACGCTaatgagggctccctcctcaaagagagcccagcgggagcggagagtgcgcagcggtaaacgctcgcaatgtgcgcagccggctccctcgataatatacacattattaaatacacaTCTGTTCAAGTATAAACTGTGGAACTTACAGTTAATAGATTTATTCATGTTCTTCCTTCTGCCTGGTCTTAGTTGTGATGATAAAGATTCAGCCGTGTCCTTTTCCCTTCTCCTTTTTAACCCTGTATGGTAAAACATCACAGATTTCACTGAGCATTCTCACAGCTCTCAGTCAGTAACTAGATTATAATTTCTTACTTCCTGGTGTTAGTAGGAATGTTTGAAACTTGCCCTGCAACATACTTGTAACAGACATAAGAAcgcatttaaatgtttaatttaaatgtttctttataTCTTAGCTCTCAAGTTTGTTTACTGCGCATGAAAGGTAatctctattttttcttttatcaccACTGTTACAcattaactgaataaaatattctgaTGTCTCCCTGGTTACAGAAATACATCTTTATCTGATGCTGTTCACTCAGTTCAGTTTAATAAACCAATAAACCAAAATCCTGGCCCAATTTCTGAACTATGAAAAACTATTAAACAAAGTACATACCTTCCTTCTTCTCTTAAGCAGAACTCCTGGAGTTTATTCTCTATGCAGTAACTAAATTCAGAATTTGTTTTAAAGAGACGTTTTCCTGCTTCATGTGAGCTTTCAGACTGCTCAGACGGGTCTGTTATCACTTTCACTTATGCACCAGTAGGCGGTTCCTCATTTTAACACATAAAAACTCTCATGTATCAACAATTTAGTAAATCTGTATCCGTAAACTAGTGACTATTATTGATGAAACACTTGCTATTTTATCCAGGTGAATATTCTGATTGATGAAGtataaaaaattcaataaacGAAAGAGTTGAAAAATACTAACAGAATGATTTTGCCTTTAGAAAAAGGTGATGACGCTTATAAATGCGCTGATTACTTTATTACTGGCAGGTTCTTCAGGTGATTGACTTCGTATGTGGGTTTCAGAAACTTTACTCAATTGCTTTTGCTTCTCCTCTTTACGGCGCTTTTCAATTCATCATTAAAACTGCAGTATGTAActtttggggtgtgtgtggagtttgtagAGATTTAAACtcaggaaaatgtgtgtgtacaatctTCATTAGTCTACAGGAGTTTACTGTTCTGGCCGTCACAACCCACAATTATCAAAGATATATTTATGATTAAGTTCTAATAGTTATTCATCTGTTTGAttttaatccaaatctcaataaaactgtacacattaaaataatgagcctaatattggAGTGGTTAGATTACAGTTAAAATGGTCCCTGGCTAGACAGATAGATAGTTTATTAAttccagagggaaattcacactTCAGAAGTGTGTTTGAGAACCGCTGATCAAATTAATCTGTTTGTGCATTTGGTCACACTTTACAAGTAAATCATTCGAGACAGTTCTGGCAATTTATCGAGATAATATTATTACTCCTACAATGCCGCTGTTGTCCTttgttgtttctctgtttctcttgttGTTTGTCTATTTCCCGTGTTGTTCATCTATATTTCTCTTGAAATCTCCATAAAAACTCTGAGAAGTTCCCTCTAGCAAAATCCAGTGACTGTAGTTAAATTATCCAATAAACAGCAGCAGAGACTTTACGAACTgtgtaaaagatttttattcatatttaagtGATGACAAGAATCAACAGTGAATCAGAAAATACCTTAAATTTATACAGTGTAAAGCACACTCTAAAGTGTTAGACACACCACAATTACACAGTTAAACAAGACAAATGCTGCGTTATATCGAAAAACCAAAAACGGACGAAAGAGATAACAGAACATTAACATATAAAACAACTGGCTGAAAAGACAACAGGTCAAATAAGTTGACTAgccaattctttaaaaaaaattgtaatttcaTATAAGATAATAGataagataatataatataaggtTTGGTTATCAGAATCCACTAATAAAATTTTCCTGTTAGCTAAACAAGAATGGTAGCTCTAGCTAAATTAGCTCGCTAGTATCTGGCTGGTTTTAAGTAATCTAGGTTTGGTCTTGTTACCCTTGAACAGAAAAGACaagaattagctagctaatctaATTACCAACTAAATCATATCaactacatttatttaaaagaaaaaaaacacgcaTACCAGAATTCAAGCAGGAGGAGTGTCAGTATTGTGTGGCTGTtcttagctatctagctagcttgTGCTAACTCGGTCTAACTAGCTGGTGTTAGAAATGGTGTACTCAAACTCTGTTAAATTTCTACATGTTTCTTTTCAagtatgaataataaaatcatttaagaCACTTAGCAATTAACTGAGAAGATGAATCAACTGGTCTGGCAGATTCAGAAGGCTATGATTGTGTCTCCTTTCATGCAAATGAGGCAAAGAACATGCGCACAATGCTTCCTCACaactatatagaaatataaatgcaaacacacacacacacacacacacacacacacacacacacagtatattgttactatagaataaTGTTGGGATACATACTTCAAGTTCAAATTTACTTCTTCGTAGTGAGAAATTAATTCTCTACCGAAAAGGTAAACTCTTGGTTTTTTATACAcgtttttccctttttaataGACATGCACAATATTCTCCACATAACCCTAAAagatattaacatttatgatcATTACTCATGTAGCGATATGTGTTTTCCAAGACAAACATGAgaaaaaggatttttaaaacaatatcttTCACTCTGAACCTTTCATACACTACTGATTTTGTGAAGTGCAAATTTACACATGAGAGATGATCAGTGGTGCTGAGTTTTTACCACCATCATTTTCACAAGGACTGAAGTACGGATAGAGTTTCTCAGTCAAAGACTGACCAGTGAAAGAGTAGATATGAGACCTGGCTTCAACATCATAAAAGGAGACCAGACCCTCCTCATAATCCACAAACACTCCCACCTTCTGGGGTTTCTCTCTCAGGGAGAGGGAGATACAGGTATCATCACAAGCCTTATACTCATTCCCCTTTCTCAGAGTTACAGTCCAGAATCCATCCTGAGGGTTAAGTTCAATCTTCCCCTTCCTGTTAACAGATTCTCTGACCACTCCTAAATCCCACTCCGTCTTCCCGCTGACCTGCACCTCATAGTAAAACCTCCCTGAGGAGAAACCCTGCTTTCCCAGGATTATTGCATAATAAGTGAATCTTTTTGGGGTTTCTGGGAGATTCTGCTTTGTGTCTTCACACGTCACTTGTTTTCCATCATCAGACAGGATGAGATAGGGATGAGCTGTATCAGGATCCAGAGTCACATccactgagagaaacacacagcatgtgaTGAGTATGCAgctaaacaataataattaatattctaGTATAGcacaataattataatttttgtaAGCAGGTTTGtggaatattaaaatatatatatgtataatataagaAACAGAAACTACGGTGTACCTGCATACTGCTGAATCCTCTTCAGTTCTGTGGAGACTAATTACAACACAACAggacatttattaaattaaatatggctTTAATGCAAACTTGGAATTagaaagatacaaaaaaaagctacaaaaaagCTACAAAAATCATTAACACAAATTTACTTTCATTCATCTATCAACAAACCAAGAAACTAATCAATAACTTTTCATACTGTCTCTAACAAAATAAGTCCCTTGTTTCAGATTTCTCAGTTTCTCACCCATTTCCTTCAGCTTCTCATTCAGCGTTCTACTGAGTTTCTCATTCAGAGTTTTCTGAAGCTGAGACAGAGTTGTCTTCACAGCGTCCATGTTCAGTTCAGTGTTAATCCTGATCTCAGTCCAGTTCTTGGTGTGTGGAGCGCTGCACAGTGACGGATAAATCTACAGTAGAACAGGAGAGAGGAGAAATCCCTCAGCTGATGTTCTGTGATCTTCTGCATTGTGGTTGAGTAACTGAGAGAGGAACACTGACCTGTAGGAGGTGGAGATGATCgtcagtgtgtgagagctgctccagctcagtgtcTCTCCTCTTTAGCTCATGGATTTCCTGTTCCAGCTCTTTAACGAGTCCTTCAGCCTGCTTCTCTGCTGCTTTCTGCTTCTCCTCCATCACCTTCAGCAGCTCAGCCTGACTCCTCTCAATGGAGCGAATCAGAGTGGTGAAGACTTCAACACTGTCcgatttctctttctctgtgtttctctaaAGAAGGAAGAGCATCTCACTTTTACCAAAATCTAGAACatgcaataaaatgtaatgaaggCAGCAGATATAAACTACATC
This genomic window contains:
- the LOC117598250 gene encoding E3 ubiquitin-protein ligase TRIM39-like; protein product: MNKSINFAGESSSLSEKQLQCSICLEVFTDPVTTPCGHSFCKSCLTQSWDKSQHYYCSFCKEKFTKRPELKINITLREVADHFKKKTVSDKSQILCDICTGDKEKAIKSCLDCGVTYCTSHLEPHNYVPKYKKHNLINAVENLEKYICQKHERPLELFCRDDQMCVCQFCTEGEHKTHNVIPLEEESGERKSQLGKTQTEVQEMIQERLKKIQEINHSVELSKRNTEKEKSDSVEVFTTLIRSIERSQAELLKVMEEKQKAAEKQAEGLVKELEQEIHELKRRDTELEQLSHTDDHLHLLQIYPSLCSAPHTKNWTEIRINTELNMDAVKTTLSQLQKTLNEKLSRTLNEKLKEMVSTELKRIQQYAVDVTLDPDTAHPYLILSDDGKQVTCEDTKQNLPETPKRFTYYAIILGKQGFSSGRFYYEVQVSGKTEWDLGVVRESVNRKGKIELNPQDGFWTVTLRKGNEYKACDDTCISLSLREKPQKVGVFVDYEEGLVSFYDVEARSHIYSFTGQSLTEKLYPYFSPCENDGGKNSAPLIISHV